Genomic segment of bacterium:
CATGATCGAGCTTGCGGACGTAAACAACGACGGTTATCCCGACCTTGTGGTGTCTTCCTTCGACAACGTGCTCCTTGTCTACCTGAACAACGGCTCTTACGATCCCTTCTACGGCCTCTACGGGGGCACGCAGGGCGTTGAGGTGTCAACCTCGCCGGAAGCGTTTACGAGAACCGCAACCCATGACTTCAATTCCGACGGCATAAAGGAAATTCTGGCGGCCAACACCTCCGCCACTCCCACAAAGCTCTTCGGCCCGGCCTTCGTCTCGCCGGCCTACGCTGAATCCTCGCCGGTAGATGCCGGTCTCAGCGTCGCGGCGGCCACCCTGAACTTCTCGGGGTCCGTGCTCGCGGGAAGCGAAGTGGAATTTTACCTCTCCAACGACGGGAGCAAGCTGTACAGGGTCGTGCCGGGTCACGAGTTTGTCTTTCCGGCCGAAAACAGCACCATCAAATGGCTGGCGAGGCTCTCAAGCGGCGTGCCGGTCTATTCGCCTCTTATCGACTCGGTTTCCATCGACTACCGCACCGCTTACGCCGTTCCCTCCGCGAACGCCGGGGCGGATCGAAACGTAAACGAAAGCTCTACCGTCGATCTGACCGGCGGTTATACCGATCCCGACAACGACGTGACGACTTTTCTCTGGGAGCAGACCGGGGGGCCCCTCGTCGCGACAATAAACGGCGCCGACACCGCCAACGCCTCCTTTACCGCCCCCTCGACGGTCTACCTTGAGAACCTCGTGTTAACCTTCAGCTTTACCGTCACCGACGCTCAGGGCTTTACCAGCTCCGACGAAGTTGTCCTCACGGTCGTCAACGTAAACCAGCCGCCGGTGGCGATCATCGAGGACGGCGCAGCCTCGATAACCTTCACCGAAGGGGACCTTGCCTGCCTCTACGGCGTCAATTCCGCCGACCCGGAGTTTGGATCCCTCACTTACGCCTGGGAACTGCTGAGCGGAATCACCCCCGTCTACGTCGGCGGCATGGACCAGCCTATGGTGTGCTTCACCGCTCCCGAGGTAGCCGCTGGCGGCGCTACCCTTACTTACCGGCTTACCGTCGCCGATCCCGAAGGAGCTACCGGCGCCTCTACCATCGCGGTCATCGTGCAGAACATTGCCTCAGGGAACCTCCCGCCGGTGGCGAACGCCGGGGCCGACAGGTCAGTCCAGGAGGGCGCTTCGGTGACTCTCAGCGGAGCGGGTTCCTCCGACCCCGACGGGACCATCGTTTCCTGGCTGTGGGTACAGGACTCCGGGCCTACGGTGACGATGACGGGAGCAAACACCTCGTCCATGACCTTCACCGCGCCGCAGGCAGCGACGGCACCCGTTGTCCTCACCTTCGCCCTCACGGTTTACGACAACGGCGGCCTCTACACCTTCGACCTCGTCACCGTCACCGTCGAAAACCTCAACCACGCCCCGGCTCCTCCGGCCAAATCCATAACCACCAATCAGGACCTGGCCGCGACCTTTACCATCGATCCGGGCGACGCCGACGCGGAAGACACCCACACTTTCGCCCTCTCCGGGAGCCCTGAAAACGGCACTGTTTCGGTCGCGGACGGCGGCGAAGTCACTTACATACCCAACGCGGGCTTCCGGGGAAGCGACCAGTTCTCGATAACTGTGACCGACTCGCACGGGGCAAGCGGGGTCGCCGTTGTCAGCGTCACCGTGGAGGCAGTGGAAACCCCCACCGACGAGCTTGTCCTGAATGCGGACGATCCGATCTCCCTCGACCCTGACAACCCCCTTTTGAAGGCGCTTGCCGCCCTCATCGGCGATTTCAACGGCGACGGCATCCCCGACCTTGTCGCGGTGGACGGCGAAAGCGACCAGGTGTACATGTTCGTCGGCGACGGCCTCGGAGGCTTCGTCGCTTCTCCTGTGACTTACAGCGCAGGCGGCATTGCGGTCACCCTGTCCGCAGGCGATCTGAACAACGACGGCAGACTTGACCTGATAATCGTCGTGGACACCGGCGGGGTTTCTCCCAGAAGCGGAAGGGCGGCGGGAGCGGTCGATCCCGGGGGTTCCTATCAGCTCTCCTCCCTGCTGGGCGGTGCGACCGGTTTTGAAGACCCGGTGGTCGATGCCTCCAGCGACGTCGCCCCCCTCCCCCCGGCGGTCGGAGACATCGACGGCGACGGCGACGACGACGTGGCCGCCGCCGGAGCCGGTCCGGCTGACGTGGAGGTCTACGAATCATCCAGCGACGGGTCCGGCTACCAGCTATCGAACCTGCTCACGATCCCGGCCGAAAATCCCGGTCCGCCGGTTATCGCCGACGTAAACGGCGACGGCGACGCGGACATCGTTGTCGCGAACACCGCAGCCGATACCGTTACCGCGAACATCAACGCCGGCGACACTACTTTCGCCGAGACCATAACGGTCGAGGCGGCTACCGGCAGCAGCGGCTATCTGGCCACCGGAGATTTCAACAACGACCAGAAGATGGACGTGGCGACCACCGGCGGAGCGACCGGCGAGATAAACATACTCCTCTGGGACAACGGTTCCAGCACTCTGGAGCTGGCCGCGACCTACATCTCCGAGGGCACCCCCTCCGAGGTCATCGCCGACGACTTCAACAACGACACCTATATGGACCTGGCGGTTCTGGAAGAAACCGAATCGATGGTGAGAGTCCTTCTGGGCACAGGGACGGGCGGTTTCGACGCCGTGCTTGTCAAGAACGTCGGGGGAGACCCCTCATCCCTTTCGGCGGGCGACGTAGACAACGACAACTACCTCGATATAGCCGTCGTTGACAGGGTAACGGGAGAGGTCAAAATCTTCAGGACCGACGTAAAGACCGTGAAACCCAAAAGCTCCGGAGGAGGAGGAGGAGGCGGCTGCTTCCTCAAAGCCCTCGGCTTCTAAAAGTTAAGGGGAACTGAAAGAAAAGGGCTGCGGTTTTCCGCAGCCCTTTTTTATTTTCATGAATTTTTTAGCTGGGAAAATACCCTGATTGAAGGGTCTAACATACGGCGCAGGATTTTGCCGCCGGGCGAGGAGCCCGCAGCGAGCGCGACGAAGACAGTAGCGTGGCTACGGCAAGGAGCGCGAGCGAGTAGCGACGAAGCCCCGCGGCAAAAGCCGAAGCCGTCGGGCGGCAAGCCCGTCAGGAAGGGCAGACCTGCATCCGCAGAGGTTTCTCCAGTCCGCTTCTTTCAAGCAGTTCCTCATCCGCGAAAATATCCTTCGTCGGGCCGTCGGCCAGCACCTCGCCCCCGTGAAGGACGATGGTGCGCTCGCAAAGGTCGAGGACCAGGTCGAGGTCGTGGGTGGCTATTATCTTGGTGTGGTGGAAGGAGCCGAGAAGCGTTATCAGGCGTCGGCGCGCACGCGGGTCAAGGTTAGAGCTGGGCTCGTCCATGACCAGCACGTCAGGCCGCATCGCCAGCACCGAGGCGATGGCGACGGCCCTCTTCTCGCCGCCGGAAAGGCGGTGCGGCGGGCGGTCCCGGAGGGCCAGCGCGCCCACCCGTTCGAGGGCGTCCACCACCCTCTTTTCCACTTCCTCCGGCGGAAGCCCGAGATTCAGCGGACCGAAAGAAACGTCCTCGTCCACCGTGGGCATGAAGAGCTGATCGTCAGGGTCCTGAAAGACCATGCCGACAGTCCTTCGCACCGACTCCAGAGTCTTTGGCGTAATCGGGACGTGTCCTATGCGGACCGCCCCCTCAACCGGGGCCAGAAAACCGTTCAGGTGGAGAAGGAGAGTCGATTTGCCCGCCCCGTTGGCCCCCACGAGGGCTACCGATTCGCCGTGAGTGAGGGTGAAGCTCACCCCTCGAAGGGCCTTGGTTGAATCCGGGTAGGTATATTTGAGGTCGACGACCTCAATTATATGGTGGCTCATTTTCAGCTTCCGGTTATCAGGGTTCCGATGAGTCTGGGAAGGTTGACGAAGCGCAGCGCAATAAAAAGCGCGGTCCATCCGACAGTGAAGACGGCTTCCGCCGCTCCGAAGGTAATTTCTCTTTTTATCCGTATCTCGCCGTCGAAGCCGCGCGCCAGCATCGCCTGATAGACTCGCTGCGCCCGGTCGAGGGTACGCATGAGGAGGTGGCCGACGATGTGGGAAAAGACCCGAAGGCCCATCCCCCGCCCGCCGAAGGTGCGAAGGGCGCGCGCCCGCGCCATCCGCATCGCCTCGCCGCCGAGGACAAAGAGGTAGCGGTACAAAAAGAGAAGCTGCACAGTCATGACCTTCGGCACCCCGAGCCGCTGGAGCCCCAGGCAAAGTCCCTGAAAGCTGGTGACAGCTATGAGAATGAAGGCCGTGCCCACCGTAAGCGCGAAGCGGGCCATTATAGAGAGGAAGGAAAGCCACCCCCCGGTGACTCCAACCTCTCCGAGGTGCATAAGTATCTTCTTGTCCAGAAAGGGGTTCCAGATTCCGACCAGAAAGGCGAAGGGGGCTACTGCGATGAGTTTTTTCAGCACGAAGCCCAGCGGGATACGCCCGATTCCGGCGAGCCAGAGCGGATAGAGGACGAAGGGCAAAAGGGCGGAAAGCTCGTACTTCGGAAAGGAGACGACGCAGATTATGAAGACCGCCGAAGTGATTATCTTGGCGCGCGGGTCCAGCCGGTGGACTCCGGTGTCCTGGGAGGCCAGCCGGTCAAGACGGCCCAAATCTAAAAAGGCGGCTTCGATGTTCGCCAAGTGAGCGCTACTCCAAGTGTTCGCCGGTGGTGGTCGTCACCAGCTTCCCGTGCTTTACGCCCTTGGTCCCGATGAGCGCGTCGGCCAGCTTCCTCACCTCGCCGCTCTTTCCCCGCACCACAAGCACTTCG
This window contains:
- the cbiQ gene encoding cobalt ECF transporter T component CbiQ → MANIEAAFLDLGRLDRLASQDTGVHRLDPRAKIITSAVFIICVVSFPKYELSALLPFVLYPLWLAGIGRIPLGFVLKKLIAVAPFAFLVGIWNPFLDKKILMHLGEVGVTGGWLSFLSIMARFALTVGTAFILIAVTSFQGLCLGLQRLGVPKVMTVQLLFLYRYLFVLGGEAMRMARARALRTFGGRGMGLRVFSHIVGHLLMRTLDRAQRVYQAMLARGFDGEIRIKREITFGAAEAVFTVGWTALFIALRFVNLPRLIGTLITGS
- a CDS encoding ABC transporter ATP-binding protein — encoded protein: MSHHIIEVVDLKYTYPDSTKALRGVSFTLTHGESVALVGANGAGKSTLLLHLNGFLAPVEGAVRIGHVPITPKTLESVRRTVGMVFQDPDDQLFMPTVDEDVSFGPLNLGLPPEEVEKRVVDALERVGALALRDRPPHRLSGGEKRAVAIASVLAMRPDVLVMDEPSSNLDPRARRRLITLLGSFHHTKIIATHDLDLVLDLCERTIVLHGGEVLADGPTKDIFADEELLERSGLEKPLRMQVCPS